Genomic segment of Bacteroidota bacterium:
GGGAAAAAATATTTTAGCTCCTTCACCCTGGCAAGTCATAGCTATCCAGTGATTTCCTTTTGAATCCTTACTCCATTGAAAACCGCCATCCCAGGGAGCATTTTTAGCAACACCGGGTTTACCAGCATAACTGATCTTTACTTTTATTCTTCCGGGTTGTAAAGATTGAGCCAAAGAAATTTTTATCAAATTATCTGTTGAGTGAGTAAAAGGTTGCTTTTTATTATTTACTAGAACATCTTTTACAGTTAACCCATTCCAGAAGTCGAATAATAACAAGGAAGTTTCTTTTGTGAGTACAAGTTCGATCTCGGTCCATGCATCTATTGTTTGTGTTTCCGGGTTTACTTCCATTGCAACGGTGTAATGTTTAATGTCCATTATGGCTTGCTCGGGTTTTAATACACCACCTGATTTCAGGTTTTGAGAAAAGGAGAGAACTGGCGCCAACAATAACAGGATAAAAATTGTTTTCTTCATGTGTATGGTTTGGAGAAAGGTATAAAAAAATATTTATCAATCAAGATGGGCTAAAGCCCAAAGAAGAAACCGGCGAATAGCCCCAGCCTTAAGGCTGGGGTAATGAATCATCGGCTTAAGTAAAGGGGCTTTAGCCCCGCATTTGAATACTGTAGTAAATTTGCAACTGAAAATAAAAGATCATATGAAGAAAATGTATCATCTCGGAAACTGTACAACCTGCCAGGCAATTATAAAAACTACAGGTATTGATAAGAAAGGGTTTGATATGCAGGATATCAAGTTTGAAAAAATAACTCCGGCCCAGATAGATGAAATGAAGAAAATGGCGGGAGGCTATGAGGCTTTATTTAGCAGAAGGGCTATGAAGTATAAAGAATGGGGATTAAAAGATAAAAATCTTGGAGAAAAGGACTATCGTCAATATATCTTAGATGAATACACTTTTCTAAAACGCCCCGTTGTTATCATCAAAGACAAAATCTTTGTAGGTAGTGAAAAGAAAACAGTAGAAGCTTTAAAAAATGCTGTAAAATAATTTACACCTTCGGCAATGTATATCCATTATGATAATGTGCTTTCAGATATTCAGCATTTAATTTTTCATCCGTTAATTTTCCCTTTGTTTTATCCCAGGTAATTTTTTGCTGGCTTCTGAATGCAATATTTCCCAATTGACAAACTGTGGCAATATGTGCACCGGTACTTATCGGGCAATTCAAGTCTTCCTGTTTTCCTGATTTGATAGCAGCTACAAAATTTTCCCAATGTTTATTAAGACCATTGTCTGATGGTTTTTTTCTTTCCACTTTCACTTTCTCTTTACTTCCGTTTTCTTCGATCACTTCCCATCCGCCCCTATCCAATTCTAATGTTCCATTATTTCCAATAAAAGCAATACCATGATCTTTTCCAAACAAACCGTTATCAATTCCCATTGCATGATCCCATATCAGGTTGAATTTGTCAAACTCATACAAAGCACCCATTGTATCCGGTGTTTCCTGGGAAAGATCAGGGTAAGCAAAATTGCCGCCAAGCGCTGAAACAGATTTTGGAACATCGGCATTCATTCCAAATATTGCATAGTCCATGAGGTGTACGCCCCAATCAGTCATCAGGCCACCGGCATAATCCCAGAACCAGCGAAAGTTGAAATGAAAACGACTTGCATTAAATTTTTTGGTTTGTGCAGGACCGAGCCACATTTTATAATCAACACCAGCGGGTGGTTCACTGTCTGCAACTTTAGCAGCTGGTTTCATCCAGCCCTGGTAACACCAAACCTTTACTGTTCTTATATTTCCCAGTTGACCGGTTTTGATGAAATCAACTGCATCACGGAAATGCTGTTGGCTTCTTTGCCATTGTCCGGCCTGTACGATTTTATTATAACGTTTTTGAGCAGCAACCATTAGGTTACATTCTTCAATAGAGTTGCCAACCGGTTTTTCTACATATACATGCTTGCCTGCTTGGCATGCATGTATCATTATCAATGCATGCCAGTGGTCGGGTGTGCCGATAATGACAGCATCAATATCTTTTTGTTCAAGTAATTTTCTGTAATCACCATATGATTTCACTTTTGTTGCATCAATATTCCCGTCCGTACCGGCACGGGCGGGCATTTTTGCCAGGTCTCCCAATCGTTTATTAACTACATTTTTATCTACATCACATATCGCAACCAAATTAACTCCCGGAATTTTTAAAGCTGCGGTCACATTACTCCAGCCCATGCCATTGATACCAATTGCCCCAATATTTAACTGGTCACTTGGAGAAATAATGTTTTTAAAAATACCAAATGAGGAAAAGACTGTACTACCAGCGACTATAGTAGCTGAGTTTTGCAGAAAGCGGCGACGATCGTTCATGTAAAATAGTTTAACTGTGTTGGTTGAAGTTATGATATAATTTTTAATGCTATCTTTTCAGTAACAAAAAAGAAATGATCCGCAAAGCAACAAACGATGATTTTAAGTTCATTTATGAACTTTATATGGATCCGCAGATAAACCCTTTTCTGTTGTATGAGCAAATGCATACAACGGAATTTATGCCGGTGTATGATGAGCTGCTTACAAAAGAGATCTTATATATCTATGAAGTGGATGAAATTTCAACTGGTATGTGTAAACTGGTACCACAACAATACCGCAACTCACATATTGTTTACCTGGGTGGTGTAGCGGTGCATCCATTTTTTGCCGGCAAAGGCGAAGGATTGAAAATGATGCAAGACATTCTTGACTTTGTAAAACAGAATGGTTTTTTAAGAATTGAACTGAGCGTTGCATCTATTAATGAAAAAGCAATTCGTTTGTATGAGAAGGTCGGATTTGTAAAAGAAGGGCTGCTGAAAAAATTTACTTACCTGAAAAGTGAAAACAAGTTTTTGGATGAAGTGATGATGGCCTATTTAGTTTAAATGCTATTCTATAATTCTTAGTTTAGCATAGTTCAGCATGATCTTCTTTTCACCATTATGCTCAAACTTCACTGTTGCAATCGGATTATGAGCCGCCCCTTCCATTTTCATTACTTCACCAAAACCAAATTTCTGGTGCTCGACTTTTTGTCCCGGCTGTAAATTGCTTGTATCGCTTGCAACAAAATCTGGTGATGGCTTATGCTCTACAACTTTTGGCTGCGCAGCAGGTGCTAAGTAAGAAGGAGTTTCTTTTTTTGTTGACTCCCGACTCCGAACTCCTGACTCCTGGCTTCTCCCCCCTCCCCATCCTCTCATTCTTTCAAATGCAGTTCCGTTTCCATAATCTGAACCCTGGTTCTTTGCACCGCCACCAGAATAACTTTTATCAACAAACTGTTCGGGTAATTCATCAATAAAACGGCTTGGTTCGTTTTGTACTAAAGAACCAAAACGATATCGTGTATTAGCATAGGTTATCCATAATCTTTTTTTAGCCCTTGTTACAGCCACATAAAACAATCTTCTTTCTTCTTCCAATTCTTCTCTTGTATTTATGCTGAGAGCATTCGGAAAAAGCATTTCTTCAAGACCTGCAACAAATACAACGCCGAACTCAAGACCTTTTGCTGCGTGTATTGTCATGAGTTTTACCGTATCTGCATTTGGATCTTTTTCATCAGCATCGGTCAGCAATGTTATTTGCTGTAAGTAACTGCCAAGGGTTTTATCCACCACTTCGCCATCTTCATTATCGGGACTTTCGATCCATTCTTTAATTGAGTTCAATAATTCCTGAACGTTTTCATAACGAGCCAGTCCTTCGGTGCTCTTATCGTTAAACAATTCTTTTACAAAACTTGTTTGTTTGCCAACATGCACGGCTACATCATACGCATTATTTTTCTGCAGCATGCTTTGAAAACTTTTTATCATCGTCACAAAATCATTCAAACTTTCAGCTGTGCCGGCTTTAAATCCGAATTTTAAGGGCTCGTTTATTACATCCCACATGCTGATGTTGTTTTCATTAGCGGCAAGTACGGCTTTATCCATAGAGGTTTTGCCAATACCCCTTGCAGGATAATTGATGATGCGCTTTAGCGCTTCCTCATCTTTTGGATTGATGATAATTCTTAAGTAGGCAATAAAATCCTTTATCTCTTTACGTTGGTAAAAGCTGATACCGCCATAAATAGTATAAGCAATACCCATACGACGAAGACTTTCTTCAAATGCACGGCTTTGCGCATTGGTACGGTAAAGAATTGCAAAATCTTTATTGAAAAAATGATTGCGGAGTTTTTGTTCCTGTATTGTATCAGCTGTAAATTTTCCCTCTTCGTTATCAGTCATTGTTCTTACCAGCTTTATCTTTTCTCCTTCCGCATTCTCCGTCCAAAGATCTTTTGGTATCTGGCCTTTGTTGATCTTGATTATTTCATTGGCTGTATTCAGAATGCTTTTTGTACTGCGGTAGTTCTGTTCCAGCTTCACCACTTTTACTTCATCATAATCTTTTTGAAATTGTAAAATATTCTGAATAGTTGCACCGCGGAATGAATAAATACTTTGTGCATCATCACCTACTACACAAACATTCTCATGCATAGCGCCGAGCAGTTTAATTATTTCATACTGTGCGGGATTGGTATCCTGGTATTCATCAATTAATATGTACTTGAATTTGCGTTGATACTTGCTTAGGCTTTCAGGAACGTTTTTCAAAAGCTCATAAAACTTCAGTAGCAGATCATCAAAATCCATCGCACCGTTTTTAAAACAACGGGCTGCATAGGCCTGGTAGATCTGTGAAATGGCAGGCCTATTGCTGCGCATATCTTCCTGCTGTATGTAATAATCATTGGCATAATCTGCCGGGCCTACCAATGCATTTTTAGCTGAAGAGATGCGATTGTAAACAGAAGATGGTTTGTAATGCTTATCATCAAGATTCAGCTCATTCACTACTGTCTTTATTACACTCTTTGCATCATCAGTATCATAAATAGTGAAATTATTCGGATAGCCGATCTTGGTAGCTTCGCCGCGAAGTATTCTTGCAAATACAGAGTGAAAGGTTCCGATATAAAGATTTCTTGCTTCGTTGTTACCCAAAATATGTTCCACCCTCTCCTTCATCTCCTTTGCCGCCTTATTGGTAAAAGTGAGAGCAAGAATATTAAATGAATCAACACCATTGGCCATCAGGTGGGCAACACGGGTGGTCAGCACTTTGGTTTTTCCACTGCCGGCGCCGGCCACAATCATCAGGGGTCCTTCAATATGTAGTACAGCTTCTTTTTGTTTCTCGTTCAATCCGCCCAGGTAATCATTCATGGCTGCAAATTACGGTATTCAGTTTTTTGAATGGCCGTATTTGACACAAAAAATGCGGTGAATAAGCCGGTTATTCTCCGCATTCTACTAGTAAATAAGATATCTCCGTTTTTTATGCTTTTTGTACTTCTCAAAAATAATTTCCGCCATCGGCTTATTATTCACTTTGCTTTCTACCCAGGAAATAACATCGAGATAGGCAAAGGATCGGGTCTCAAAAGGATTTTTTTCGAGGTGTTTTATTTTGTGCAGGAATTTTTTAAGTTCAGGTTTTATTTTTTCTGGCGAAACATCAAAACTATGCCTGAGAAAACCAAACATCTCTTCTTCAACCACCGTCAGGCTTTTCATTTTTGCCATGAACCGGTAAACAGACTTGGTGAGTGATTCCATTAATTCATAATTACCCAGTTCATAATGTGACATCAGGTGCAGCAACCGTGCATAACAATGCAGATCGATCCGGAGATCAACCGGCCCGTTGATGATGCGTTGGAGATAGTCGATCGTTTTTTCAAATTTACCAGCACCGAAGTATAACATAGCCAGTTTATAATTAAAAACAAGAATACGGTGCGGATCTACAAATAAAGAATACTCTTCAAGACTTTTTTCAATTACTGACACCAATTTCAATCCGTCGGCAAAAGTGCCTTTCATCAGGTGCTGGTTTATTTTTGCGCCGTTGATATAAATAGAAGTATGAGTTCGGAAATTATCATGCCTGTTGGCAACAGGTGTTTTTGCATATTGCTCAAACTGCTTCAATGTAATTTCAAATTTTTCAAAATTGCGCAGGTCAAATAAAGCATTCAGCAGGTTATGCATGCCTTTTACATAGTGCCCGGTTTCCACTCCTATCATCAGCGGTTGTTCATCAAACAAGTCGATCCATTTCTGACTGTAACGGTAATACATCAAAAAATCCTGTTTAATAAATGCATACCAGCTATAGCTTTGATAGAAGTATAGTTTTTCATAAAAGCCATTGATAGCTGATGTATCTGCCGGCAAATAACTTTTAAAAAAAGTTACCAGTTCTTTTTCATCTTCTTTATTACGGGCATGACCATGCAGTACAAACCAACGATAAAGCAGCAAGGCAAGATTGGAAAGTCTTGTTACCCTGTCTATATGACTGCTTATCTCCAACGCTTCATTGGCTATTTGTAAAGTTTTTTCCGTAGTACTTCGTGTGATGTGAAGCGATTCAATTTTCT
This window contains:
- a CDS encoding Gfo/Idh/MocA family oxidoreductase: MNDRRRFLQNSATIVAGSTVFSSFGIFKNIISPSDQLNIGAIGINGMGWSNVTAALKIPGVNLVAICDVDKNVVNKRLGDLAKMPARAGTDGNIDATKVKSYGDYRKLLEQKDIDAVIIGTPDHWHALIMIHACQAGKHVYVEKPVGNSIEECNLMVAAQKRYNKIVQAGQWQRSQQHFRDAVDFIKTGQLGNIRTVKVWCYQGWMKPAAKVADSEPPAGVDYKMWLGPAQTKKFNASRFHFNFRWFWDYAGGLMTDWGVHLMDYAIFGMNADVPKSVSALGGNFAYPDLSQETPDTMGALYEFDKFNLIWDHAMGIDNGLFGKDHGIAFIGNNGTLELDRGGWEVIEENGSKEKVKVERKKPSDNGLNKHWENFVAAIKSGKQEDLNCPISTGAHIATVCQLGNIAFRSQQKITWDKTKGKLTDEKLNAEYLKAHYHNGYTLPKV
- a CDS encoding ATP-dependent DNA helicase yields the protein MNDYLGGLNEKQKEAVLHIEGPLMIVAGAGSGKTKVLTTRVAHLMANGVDSFNILALTFTNKAAKEMKERVEHILGNNEARNLYIGTFHSVFARILRGEATKIGYPNNFTIYDTDDAKSVIKTVVNELNLDDKHYKPSSVYNRISSAKNALVGPADYANDYYIQQEDMRSNRPAISQIYQAYAARCFKNGAMDFDDLLLKFYELLKNVPESLSKYQRKFKYILIDEYQDTNPAQYEIIKLLGAMHENVCVVGDDAQSIYSFRGATIQNILQFQKDYDEVKVVKLEQNYRSTKSILNTANEIIKINKGQIPKDLWTENAEGEKIKLVRTMTDNEEGKFTADTIQEQKLRNHFFNKDFAILYRTNAQSRAFEESLRRMGIAYTIYGGISFYQRKEIKDFIAYLRIIINPKDEEALKRIINYPARGIGKTSMDKAVLAANENNISMWDVINEPLKFGFKAGTAESLNDFVTMIKSFQSMLQKNNAYDVAVHVGKQTSFVKELFNDKSTEGLARYENVQELLNSIKEWIESPDNEDGEVVDKTLGSYLQQITLLTDADEKDPNADTVKLMTIHAAKGLEFGVVFVAGLEEMLFPNALSINTREELEEERRLFYVAVTRAKKRLWITYANTRYRFGSLVQNEPSRFIDELPEQFVDKSYSGGGAKNQGSDYGNGTAFERMRGWGGGRSQESGVRSRESTKKETPSYLAPAAQPKVVEHKPSPDFVASDTSNLQPGQKVEHQKFGFGEVMKMEGAAHNPIATVKFEHNGEKKIMLNYAKLRIIE
- a CDS encoding GNAT family N-acetyltransferase produces the protein MIRKATNDDFKFIYELYMDPQINPFLLYEQMHTTEFMPVYDELLTKEILYIYEVDEISTGMCKLVPQQYRNSHIVYLGGVAVHPFFAGKGEGLKMMQDILDFVKQNGFLRIELSVASINEKAIRLYEKVGFVKEGLLKKFTYLKSENKFLDEVMMAYLV
- a CDS encoding arsenate reductase, with translation MKKMYHLGNCTTCQAIIKTTGIDKKGFDMQDIKFEKITPAQIDEMKKMAGGYEALFSRRAMKYKEWGLKDKNLGEKDYRQYILDEYTFLKRPVVIIKDKIFVGSEKKTVEALKNAVK